GGGCCCAGGCACAACAGGGTGTTTGGGTTTTTGAGAAGCCCCActgtgaagaaaaagaaagagattgATGACATGGTTAACATGGCAGGAAATAAATTGACATGGGGTGCAAAAATCCTCaagtaaatattttactattttgcacacatttgtagtttcatattttttttttccccattacaaTTATCAGCAAAAGAACAGCATTAGTATTCATATGTCCTCCTATTGGccttaatgacagcatgcacttaaGCTAGCATGAACAAAACCCTGCTTTTAGAAGAGTTTCTTGTgttcttcaatggaagcaagaaaaCCTGACCTTTTCTACAAAGGACTTCAAAGGACTTCACATTGTGGACAGTCTCACAAATTTGTTTACACTTGATTAGTGACGAGaacatttagataaaaaaaaaaaactcaaattaaagttgtgatgtaaaatgaagaacatcttggtcactaatcaaataagcaaatttgtgacattgaccatattAACTCATTTGAACAAAAGGTTAGATTTCTttgcttccattaaagcacacaGATTCCCTCTGGAACATTCTCAGATCACACTGGATAAAATGATCATCAGAAttcagcttgagtgcatgctgttaTTACAGCAAAAGGGGAACTTATCAAATACCAATAAGTCTAGCTTAGCGATTCTGTTTTTAACATGATTTGTATATTTTACTGCCTTTAATACAACTTGCATTTAGAAACATCAACCAACCTTCCAGCGGTCAGGGCCTTCTGAGAAGACAAGACCACAGTTGGCGGGACAGATTCTCTGCGTCCATCTCTCTGACAATAGTAGTTATTTGCAAATTTATGGCTGGGTCCAACAGGTAGTTTGGGTGGTGATTGAGTCCTACAATCAATGAAATACATATTCACCACAGGTTAATGCTTGCTTTCTGTATTATCATTAAATTAGTTTGAAAATATGCTCATTATATTATAAATCTACAAATATATAGGCAGATGGCAGGACCGTTTTACCTCAGATTATTTTGTATGGAGCCAATTCCATGTTAATTTATTAAGTCTTTCCTttaatagaaatattttttttaacattaataaacataaaataaatgaaagctTTATCATTTATGAAGATACCAGCAGATAGAAGTCTAACAGTTAAAAGAAATGTGTCttcatattttgaaatgtactgcGGCGTGACAATTTAATCCatctaaaactactttaaacatcATTTTTATAGTAATTATTGTACATGGGAGTTttcatgacctcatattaattgacagactacatggaatatttatagttttaaaataatttgtcacaCCGCCGGACCATTTAAATGAACTAGTGAGTAGAAAAGGTGAAAAACTTGAAAATGTTGAACGGGTGACTAAGATACTAATAACAAACAAATAGAgcggtaacaatttacaataaggttccagttgttaacattagttaataacattaattaacatttactaacaatgaacaatacctttacagcatttattaatcttggttaatgttaattacaacatattgcgatatattttttaaatcaaaagttgtttatgttaacattagttaatgcactatgaactaacaatgaacaattgcatttaatgaacttacattaacaaagattaataaatgcattatctaatgttaacaaattaaacctCATTATAAAGTGTTTCCAATATAGctataaataatcatttaaaatcttgatgtttataaaaaaaagtttaatgtcCATTTGTCAACTGCCAAGACAGAAATAAATTACAACATGTCAAATtaataccatttaaaataaaatagataagTAGCCTATACCTTTGATGCTACATTTcaataaatcacatttaaaacccaacattatttatttgaaatacagGTATATCTACTGGCTCATATTCAGGCAGGTCAACATAACTACCTCTTTGCAATTTCAGTGTACCGAAGTTGTAGCTTTGATTGGAGATCTTGCTGTAAGTAACAAGAAAGGCAAATGTAAGCAGAGttgaccggggctagttgtcatatGTGGAACAATGCAATTAAACTAATCTGTTTTTTCTAGAATGTGTTATCTGAATCGCAGGTTGTCACATTTATTATGAGGCAAGTTTTAGCATTTGTTTTAGAATTTAAAATGATTCATTACAATTTATGATAGTTGTTTTACTGTGAAGGCATGTAGGCTGTTTAAAGGTTTgttataacattacacagaaaaggttagtaagtgattttatcactttaaaatcatgttaacatgcatattgtttatgtcatgtggctataattttgaaacgtttacaaattggcctcattcacttccattgtgagtgcctcattGTGACcctgaggcactcacaatggaaaaaaaaaagtagggacaggtcgaaattaatttttgtggtaattaacattatgccacaaatgttgttgattgagcttaacttgcattgaactttCACCTTATACTAGAGCGGGGCATATTGTCACATACGGTCAACATGTATTGCTTTTTTGAAGTTTGAAGTTGACTTTCAGATAATTGAAGAGTAAACCTctcctgagaaatattcacaggagtaaaaaaaaaaacccggtGACAACTTGCCTCTGTGTTCCCTacacttaaaaataattacaatagtAAAAACAGTATCTTTGCTGTTATAAGAACATAAAAACTTCAGTTGGTTACTAACCAATCAGACTAGCAGGCACAGATAAAAGCGCATACACGTATTTAAACGTGTATGCGTTTAAATACGTGTATTTAAGGTTTTTTTCACGTTGTCATATCACATCGATACATTCGGTTGTGTGGGTCTAAAAATGCACTAATAATAAATGGTTAAATTCTGCATCATCTCACCCCTGACAGATAATTCCTTAGTCTCTGGATAATCTTCGTCGCCGACGCCATTTTCGGTGTCAAGGTGAAAACGGTCTTCACTGTCAATCTGTTCCAGAATCAGTTTTGCTTTGACAACACCTTaattcaaatagtgattgtgtgcTACTCAAGCTGATCCTGTTACAGCAGAATAAGGGTCGTGTCTCCTCTTCTCTGTTTCACTGAACGGTCACATCCGAAAGACCAAAACACACTCGCGCCATCTGCTGTTTCAAACTCAAAGGAAACCATAAGCTTATATGAGTTTTCTATTTTGCGTTTTACTACGGAAGCCATGAACCGCaaggtgaaaaaataaataattcccctcttttgctttaatgacagcatgtacTTGAGCTGATATGGACTCTGAtataaaacctgatgatcatgttatcCAGCAATATATTTGGAATATTTGAGAATATTCCAAATATATTGTATGCAAAGAAaatatgcactgtaaaaaaataccTTCTATtgttacattaaagggatagttcacccaaaaatgatatttctctaattatttactcaccctcatgccatcccagatgtgtatgactttctttcttcttctgaaaacaaacaaagattttaagaagaatttttcagctctgtaggtcacaatggacgtgaatgagtgccaacacttttaagctccaaaatgcacaaaaaggtcacataaaagttatccataagacttaaacccatatcttcagaagcgatatgataagtgtgggtgagaaactgatcaatattcaATATgagatttttggatgaactatcactttaattagATATTTCTGACTTAAACCTTAAAATATACTATTGTTGGTGGTGTACACTAATATAGAGATTTAGTACCAAGtaaaccaagtcaagtcaagtcatttttatttgtatagcatccTTCACaacaaatcatgcattaacagaaaattaaaccataatatctacaaagtcttagtcatcatagtgtagtttgattaaatatgattgtaaaatgtctatagaaattatataattaaataataattgtatttagatcccctgtgagcaagctgaatgcgactgtggcaaggaacacaaaacttaaaaAGATCTTGGTTAATGGAGTAAaataccttgggagaaaccagactcactgttggggccagttcccctctggctaaacagcatgaatataatgccaatagttATTTATGTCCAGTGCAAGTAATGGttttaaattagtaaattaagtaagcattaaggtccagtgttttaaaaataaaaataaaagattttttatgaacttaaagattaatgactaatgtctttgaagtccgtCCTGGAATAACTGCAAAAGTTCACATAAATGGATtgccctttgttagttggctgatgaaggcttttgttggcaattcaattatagtatgtattccatttcaagagtgtagtccatcaatagacaaaggtgatgcaggcagagataaatgatgaggtgcatcacagttcatcctgcaggtcatttcggtgaggttcggtagGGTCTAAAATAAGTCCAAGGTTTAGGCAGTGGCATATTAAGTTTCCGATGTCTTACAGTCggatttggcatcagttcatcctctgtagtctaaaaactgaagtgatgtctggctagcaccagtTGTAGTTTGTTGTCATCTCTCAGTGACATGTAGCTttcaagcaggaacggagctggatctggcaggctctggtaaccttgagATATGAATccagaggttgagacatggaaacaaatagaaaaatattagggttatgcagagttatagatcatgatggatatTTCTGGTtatggcagacctaactaaagcagcctaattgtgagttgaaggataaattagttTTAtgactggctaaatagatgagtctttagtctagacttaaactgagtgagagtgtctgcatcccgaacagtgttatggagaatattccatagtttaggagctaagtatgaaaaggatctacctccttttggggcagctgtggctcagttgatagagcgggtcggccactaatcgcagggttggtgattCGAATACcagcccacatgccgaagtgtccttgggcaagacactgtaccccaagttgctcccaatggcaggctagcaccttatatagcagctctgccgccattggtgtatgaatgtgtgtgtgaatgggtgaatgagtcacaatgtaaagtgctttgaataccgttaaggttaaaaaggtgctatataagtgcagagaTTTAAATggtaccatttaccattttgtggattttgatattcttggaattattaacaagccagaattttgtgatcattagGAACAATATGGAATATAATGTGAAAGAAGGTCACTTAATActatggagctagaccattcaaagctttgcatatagttaacagaatttttaaatttaacaggtagccaatgtaactacaataaaatggggctaatatgatcatattccttggttctagtcagcactaattttgaacaaatttaagttt
This window of the Xyrauchen texanus isolate HMW12.3.18 chromosome 27, RBS_HiC_50CHRs, whole genome shotgun sequence genome carries:
- the ndufa7 gene encoding NADH dehydrogenase [ubiquinone] 1 alpha subcomplex subunit 7; the encoded protein is MASATKIIQRLRNYLSGQDLQSKLQLRYTEIAKRTQSPPKLPVGPSHKFANNYYCQRDGRRESVPPTVVLSSQKALTAGSGASQKPKHPVVPGPQLKDLPISVD